The genomic segment GGTGAAGAAGGGGATGTTGGTCTTCGCCAGGAAACCCTTGAGTGTACTGGAGGTGATCTTCCGGTTGGCGGCGGCGCCGAGGAGAAGGAGAGGATGCTGCGCCGATTTGATCAGTTCCACCGCATCGCGTATGGATCTTCTCTCAGCCACGGGCCTTCGGACCTTGCTTCTGATGACGACAGGTGCGTCTGTTTCCTCCCTGGCCACATCCTCCGGCAATTCCAGATGGGCCGCTCCGGGCCGCTCCTCCCTCGCCCGTCTGAAAGCCTCACGGACCAGGGAGGGAATGGAACTGCCACTCTTGATCTGCTTCGTGAACTTGGTCAGGGGCCGCATCATGCCAACCACGTCGAGGATCTGGAACTGCCCCTGCTTGCTGGTTTTTATGGGTTTTTGCCCGGTGATCATGAGCATGGGCATGGCCCCGAGTTGGGCATAGGCCGCCGCGGTGACCAGGTTGGTCGCCCCCGGACCCAGGGTGGCCATGCAGACGCCCACCTTGCCGGTGAGACGACCGTAGGTGGCTGCCATGAAACCGGCGGCCTGTTCGTGCCGGGTGACGATGAGTTTTATATCGGAGGTTCCAAGGGAATTAAGGAGGTCAAGGTTTTCCTCGCCCGGGATGCCGAAAATGTATTCGACACCTTCCGCCTCGAGACATTTAACGAAAAGATCCGATGCTTTCATAGACAGGCCCTTCTGGCTTTCATCCGTAAAAGCTCTTTTTCTCCCTGGCCATCAGCTTCAGGAGGTTCGAGGGAGCAAACCGTTTATCCACCGACTTCGCAAGGGTTTTCAGTGCGGAAACCACGTCCTTGATCCCACGGGCGTCGGCGTACCGCAACGGCCCCGCGGTGAACGGTGGAAACCCGGCACCAAAGATCATGGCCGCATCCACCGCCTCGGGGGTATCGACAACCCCCTCCTCGAGGCAGCGGCTCGCTTCGTTTATCATGGGGAGGATAAGCCGGTCCACCATTTCCTCATCCGTGAACTTTCCGTTACCACCGTTTCCACTGATCAAGGGCTTGAGAACCCCTGCGAGCCCCGGGTCCGGTTTCCGCTCTCCTTTGTTGTCGTAGGAGTAAAAACCCTTTCCGGCCTTCTTTCCGAGCCTTCCCGCCTCGAGCATGGCAGGGAGGATGGGAGAAAGGCTCATCCGCGACCCGAATGCCGTCTGGAGATTTTCTCCCGCGTGGGCGGCAATATCCAGCCCCACCTGATCCAGCAGGATGAAGGCGCCCATGGGCATCCCGAACCCCAGGAGGGCATGGTCCACCGTCTCCACACCGGCGCCCTCCTCCAAAAGCCGGGTTGCCTCGTTCATGTAGGGCAAAAGCAGCCGGTTGACCAGAAAGCCGGGGGCATCCTTCACCACCACGGCGATCTTTCCCAGCCGGAGGGCGAAAGCCGTCACCTTCATGATCGTTTCCTCGGACGTATCCTTACCCCTGATTACCTCCACCAGGGGCATGCGTTCAACGGGGTTGAAGAAGTGCAGCCCCGCCACGCGGGATGGACCGGACACCGACCCGCCCATCTCGCTGATGGACAGGGATGAGGTGTTAGACAGCATGAGCGCGGTCTCCGGCAGCTGTCCGGCCAGCGAGGAGAATACGGATTTCTTTACGTCCATGCGCTCCGCAACGGCCTCAATGGCCAGATCGTATCCCCCCAGACCGCGAATCTGCGTATCGGTGAGAAACCTGGCCCTGGTCCACTCCGCCTGAACTCCGGTGTACCTCCTTGTACGCCGCCTTTTGTCCACCTCCCTGTTAAACCTCTTGATGGCGGCGCCGAGCGCTGGCCCGGACAGGTCCATGAGACGGACTTTCATCCCTTTTTCAGCGGCCAGAGCAGCGATGCCGCCCCCCATGGCTCCGGCGCCGATAACCGCCACGTTCCTGATATCCTCGGCGGGTGAAAGATCACCTCGGCTGAACATCTCCCTGAGGTAGAATACCTTTATCAGGTTCTTCGAGATGCCCGTGACGGCCATCTCGCCGAGGAGGCGGGCCTCCTTTTCGAGCCCCTTTTTCATCCCGTGGGCGACACCCTCCTCCATGGCCTCGATTGCGGCAGGCTGAGCCGGGTAGTGCCCTCCCGTCCTTTCGATCACGCTCTTTCTCGCCCTTTCGAAAATTATCCTTCGAGCAACGGGTGTTCGCTGGAAAAACCTCTTTATCCTGCCCTTCGATTTTTCACGCCGACGCTTGCCGACCCTGATCAGGCGACGCGCGGCGTCCATGAGGTGCTCCCTCGGGACCACATCGTCCACCAGACCTATATGCCGGGCTTTCCCCGGGTAGACCCGTGACCCGGAAAGGATGATCTTCAGGGCCTCCGGCAGGCCCACAAGGCGCGGCAGGCGCTGGGTCCCCCCGAAACCGGGGATGATCCCAAGCTGGGTTTCGGGAAGCCCCAGGGCTGTTTTCGGGGAATCCGAGGCGACCCTGAACCGGCATGCCAGGGCCAGCTCCAGCCCCCCTCCCAGACAGGCCCCGTCAATGGCTGCCACCACAGGAAAGGGCAGCGCCTCGATACGTTCCAGGACTCTCTGCCCCTCGGCGGCAAGCCGGGCGCCCTCAGCGGGGTCGGTGATCTCTTCTATAAGGGAGAGATCGGCTCCGGCGATGAAGTTTCCCTCCTTGCCTGACCTGATGACCGCGCCTTTTACCTTTTCGGGCCTGTCCTCGATCTTGGCCAGGACCTTTTCAAGTTCGGCCATGACCTTCGGGCTGAGGATATTAACCTTCTCCTTTGGAAGATTGAAGGTGATCACAGCAATGCCGTCCGTGATTTTCAGCGTGAATGCGGCCATTTTCATGCCCTTTCCAGAAGTACCGACGCCCCCTGTCCGCCCCCCACACAGAGGGTCGCTATTCCCAGGTCCACCGACCTTCTTCGCATCTCGTGAAGGATGGTGAGGATCATTCGGGTTCCGGTGGAACCCACCGGATGGCCCATGGCGATGGCGCCGCCGTTGACGTTCAGGATTCCCCGGTCCAAGGCGCCCATGGCCTT from the bacterium BMS3Abin14 genome contains:
- the fadJ gene encoding fatty acid oxidation complex subunit alpha encodes the protein MKMAAFTLKITDGIAVITFNLPKEKVNILSPKVMAELEKVLAKIEDRPEKVKGAVIRSGKEGNFIAGADLSLIEEITDPAEGARLAAEGQRVLERIEALPFPVVAAIDGACLGGGLELALACRFRVASDSPKTALGLPETQLGIIPGFGGTQRLPRLVGLPEALKIILSGSRVYPGKARHIGLVDDVVPREHLMDAARRLIRVGKRRREKSKGRIKRFFQRTPVARRIIFERARKSVIERTGGHYPAQPAAIEAMEEGVAHGMKKGLEKEARLLGEMAVTGISKNLIKVFYLREMFSRGDLSPAEDIRNVAVIGAGAMGGGIAALAAEKGMKVRLMDLSGPALGAAIKRFNREVDKRRRTRRYTGVQAEWTRARFLTDTQIRGLGGYDLAIEAVAERMDVKKSVFSSLAGQLPETALMLSNTSSLSISEMGGSVSGPSRVAGLHFFNPVERMPLVEVIRGKDTSEETIMKVTAFALRLGKIAVVVKDAPGFLVNRLLLPYMNEATRLLEEGAGVETVDHALLGFGMPMGAFILLDQVGLDIAAHAGENLQTAFGSRMSLSPILPAMLEAGRLGKKAGKGFYSYDNKGERKPDPGLAGVLKPLISGNGGNGKFTDEEMVDRLILPMINEASRCLEEGVVDTPEAVDAAMIFGAGFPPFTAGPLRYADARGIKDVVSALKTLAKSVDKRFAPSNLLKLMAREKKSFYG